Genomic DNA from Aedes aegypti strain LVP_AGWG unplaced genomic scaffold, AaegL5.0 Primary Assembly AGWG_AaegL5_hic_scaff_235_PBJ_arrow, whole genome shotgun sequence:
TTATACTCCTTTTGTATGATGTTCCCCAGGTAAGATGCTGGTATGCTTAAGTTTCACAGCATAACTTCATCGTCTCCCGTCTCCGTTGTTTTTGAAACATCTTTCGATTTGCTGAATTGCGCGGCTAACAATTTACTCCTTTCTTCTCTCTTCTGCGCTACGTTCACGTAGATCGGCTTCCCGGCAATCAGGCGTCCATTCATGTAGAAGATTGCTTTGAGTGCAGCTTCCGAATCCGCACCGTAGCAAACGAAGCCATGCTTTTTCGATTCACCGGCATCGTTCCGCGCGATCTTGGCCGAGGTAACTGTTCCGAACGGGGAGAACAATTCCCGCAGCCTATTGTCGTCGATTGTAGCGACCAAATTCTTCACGAACAGATTCGCTGATTCGGTCTTTTTTGCTGGCGGGGGATGACTCATCTTATCGGCAATCTGGAAAATCCGGGTATAAAGATTATAGACTTTAATCTTATTTAGTAATTACCAAGGTTCAAGTGCAAAAAACCTACGGCAGAAGCTGAGGATGTTGGGAAGAAAATCGATATCAGATGCAAATCACTGATTGTAAACCAAATTTCGCTGTTTTTGTTTACTGTGACCGATGACAGCCACACGCTAACTCGGAAGTACCCATTAAATGGGTTCCATGTACCCATTTTTATGAAcagtacactgaaatgaattttattgtagaaactactgaatccatggtaaaattaagaactgcaccaacgattttcaaccgactacattaatctgttaactctaccataacatagtccacaagaaaatatattctgtttatttaaccagagttgtagtatttataactataaatattctacactgaaatgaattttattgtagaaactactgaatccatggtaaaat
This window encodes:
- the LOC110681023 gene encoding polyadenylate-binding protein 2-like, coding for MGTWNPFNGYFRVSVWLSSVTVNKNSEIWFTISDLHLISIFFPTSSASAIADKMSHPPPAKKTESANLFVKNLVATIDDNRLRELFSPFGTVTSAKIARNDAGESKKHGFVCYGADSEAALKAIFYMNGRLIAGKPIYVNVAQKREERSKLLAAQFSKSKDVSKTTETGDDEVML